In a genomic window of Labeo rohita strain BAU-BD-2019 chromosome 20, IGBB_LRoh.1.0, whole genome shotgun sequence:
- the slc30a2 gene encoding zinc transporter 2, translated as MDPPPTSEKSHLINERNAKIYSLKINSEFSGSKESCPNLPLGNGDMAGAIELKRPVGSHCHGKKAAFDESHEKLIAKKKLYIASIVCLVFMIGEVIGGYLAHSLAIMTDAAHLLTDFGSMMVSLFSLWISSRPPTKIMNFGWHRSEILGALISVMSIWIVTGVLVYLAIERIVRNDYEIEGHVMLITSGCAVVVNIIMAYILHHSTTFHGHGSGYHKIDENGMSPVGHGHSHSLLGNHGNTSVRAAFIHVLGDLLQSFGVMVAAIIIYFRPEYKVADPICTFLFSVFVLGTTITILRDVFRILMEGAPKGIEFNSVKEVLLSLKAVKAMHSLHLWALTIGQSMVSVHIAIEENADPHSVLKEATELLQTKFGFYNTTIQVEPYCEDMIHCTQCQDPMD; from the exons TGAATTCTCAGGTTCCAAAGAAAGTTGTCCAAACTTGCCTTTGGGAAATGGCGATATGGCTGGTGCTATCGAGCTGAAGAGGCCCGTTGGATCTCATTGCCATGGAAAAAAAGCAGCTTTCGATGAGAGCCATGAGAAACTCATAGCAAAGAAGAAACTGTACATCGCCTCCATAGTCTGTCTGGTTTTCATGATTGGAGAAGTTATAG GTGGTTATCTAGCGCACAGTCTAGCCATTATGACTGATGCAGCCCACCTTCTGACTGATTTTGGCAGTATGATGGTCAGTCTTTTCTCCTTGTGGATCTCCTCAAGACCACCAACCAAGATAATGAACTTTGGCTGGCACAGATCAG AGATTCTGGGAGCTCTGATATCTGTGATGTCCATCTGGATCGTGACTGGGGTGTTGGTGTACCTTGCCATTGAGAGGATAGTAAGAAATGATTATGAAATTGAAGGCCATGTGATGCTCATCACCTCAGGTTGTGCAGTTGTGGTTAACATCAT aatggCCTATATTCTACACCATTCCACGACCTTTCACGGTCACGGTTCAGGCTACCACAAGATTGATGAGAATGGGATGAGCCCTGTGGGCCATGGCCACTCCCATAGCCTCCTGGGTAATCATGGGAACACCAGTGtcagagcagcatttattcatgttttgggGGATCTCTTACAGAGCTTCGGAGTGATGGTGGCCGCCATTATAATCTACTTCAGG CCAGAATACAAAGTAGCCGATCCCATTTGCACTTTCCTCTTCTCTGTGTTCGTCCTGGGCACCACCATTACCATCCTGAGAGATGTCTTCCGCATTCTCATGGAGG GGGCACCCAAAGGAATAGAGTTTAATTCAGTAAAGGAGGTGCTGCTGTCTCTGAAAGCAGTGAAGGCCATGCATAGCCTACATCTATGGGCTCTCACCATTGGCCAGAGTATGGTGTCTGTTCACATAGCTATTG AGGAGAACGCTGACCCTCATAGTGTCTTAAAGGAAGCCACTGAACTCCTTCAGACCAAATTTGGCTTTTACAACACAACCATTCAAGTGGAGCCTTATTGCGAGGACATGATCCACTGCACCCAATGCCAGGACCCTATGGACTAA